A region of Sphingomonas crusticola DNA encodes the following proteins:
- the secA gene encoding preprotein translocase subunit SecA produces the protein MFAGIAKAIFGSSNDRYVKSMQPIVNKIAAYETNLQAMTDEELAGQTAKFRAMLAEGETLDKLLPEAFATVREAAHRVLGQRHYDVQMVGGIVLHRGEIAEMRTGEGKTLVATLAVYLNALPGTGVHVITVNDYLARRDAEWMGQVYKFLGLTVGVIVPNIGDEERRDAYAADITYGTNNEFGFDYLRDNMKYDRAQMVQRPFAHAVVDEVDSVLIDEARTPLIISGPTEDKSELYKSVDAVVKLIDPIHYEHDEKARSVILTEEGTEVVERALEDAGLLEGDNLYDFENTQVVHHLNQALKANIAFKRDIDYIVKDGKVIIIDEFTGRMMDGRRWSDGLHQAVEAKEGVNIEPENQTLASITFQNYFRMYPKLSGMTGTAATEANEFYQIYKMNVVSIPTNVPVRRKDDDDEFYKNIGDKFAAITKAIREKQQTGQPVLVGTVSIEKSEMLSEFLQKEGVRHNVLNARYHEQEAFIVAQAGRMGAVTIATNMAGRGTDIQLGGNPEMRMLAEHPDLVAGTPEYDAVASGIRAEIEREKEAVLSAGGLFVLGTERHESRRIDNQLRGRSGRQGDPGLSRFYLSLDDDLLRIFGPQTMFAKMMNKNLEDGEAIVSPWISKAIETAQKKVEARNYDIRKQVVEYDDVMNDQRKVVYEQRADIMDAEAVDDVVDDMRAETVNAIVADACPPGSYPEQWNIEGLKEATADIFGITPPIEEWLKEEMVEPELLASRIAEAASTQLAERVEEVGKESWANIEKSVLLQQLDHHWKEHLSTLDALRQVIHLRAYAQKTPINEYKTEAFALFERMLSAIREDVTRTLSNIRFNFAPPELPPMPDIFTTTHIDPLTGYDDTFDRDAASMGLVTTRLPPMQMAQPDMPVLGNPEEWENRVSRNAPCPCGSGRKYKHCHGQL, from the coding sequence ATGTTCGCCGGCATCGCCAAGGCCATCTTCGGCTCGTCCAACGACCGCTACGTCAAGTCCATGCAGCCGATCGTCAACAAGATCGCGGCCTATGAGACCAATCTCCAGGCGATGACCGACGAGGAACTCGCCGGCCAGACCGCCAAGTTCCGCGCGATGCTCGCCGAGGGCGAGACGCTCGACAAATTGCTGCCCGAGGCATTCGCCACCGTTCGCGAGGCGGCCCATCGCGTGCTCGGTCAGCGTCATTACGACGTGCAGATGGTCGGGGGGATCGTGCTCCATCGCGGCGAGATTGCGGAGATGCGCACCGGCGAGGGCAAGACGCTGGTGGCGACGCTTGCGGTCTATCTCAACGCGCTGCCCGGCACCGGCGTCCACGTTATCACGGTCAACGATTATCTCGCGCGGCGCGATGCCGAGTGGATGGGCCAAGTCTATAAATTCCTGGGGCTGACGGTCGGCGTGATCGTGCCGAATATCGGCGACGAAGAGCGCCGCGATGCCTACGCCGCCGACATCACCTACGGCACCAACAACGAATTCGGTTTCGATTACCTGCGCGACAACATGAAATATGACCGCGCGCAGATGGTGCAGCGCCCGTTCGCGCACGCCGTGGTCGACGAGGTCGATTCGGTGCTGATCGACGAGGCGCGCACGCCGCTGATCATCTCGGGCCCGACCGAGGACAAGTCGGAACTCTACAAGTCGGTCGATGCGGTGGTGAAGCTGATCGACCCGATCCACTACGAGCATGACGAGAAGGCGCGCTCGGTGATCCTGACCGAGGAGGGGACGGAAGTCGTCGAGCGCGCGCTCGAGGATGCCGGACTGCTCGAGGGCGACAATCTCTACGATTTCGAGAATACGCAGGTGGTCCACCACCTCAACCAGGCGCTCAAGGCCAATATCGCGTTCAAGCGAGACATCGATTACATCGTCAAGGACGGCAAGGTCATCATCATCGATGAATTTACCGGCCGTATGATGGACGGGCGGCGCTGGTCGGACGGGCTGCATCAGGCGGTAGAGGCCAAGGAGGGCGTCAATATCGAGCCCGAGAACCAGACGCTCGCCTCGATCACCTTCCAGAATTATTTCCGCATGTATCCCAAGCTGTCGGGCATGACCGGCACCGCCGCGACCGAGGCGAATGAATTCTACCAGATCTACAAGATGAACGTCGTCTCGATCCCGACCAACGTGCCGGTGCGGCGCAAGGACGATGACGACGAATTTTACAAGAATATCGGCGACAAGTTCGCCGCCATAACCAAGGCGATTCGCGAAAAGCAGCAGACCGGCCAGCCGGTGCTGGTCGGTACCGTCTCCATCGAGAAATCGGAGATGCTATCCGAATTCCTCCAGAAGGAAGGCGTCCGCCACAACGTGCTCAATGCGCGCTACCATGAGCAGGAGGCGTTTATCGTCGCCCAGGCCGGCCGCATGGGCGCGGTGACCATCGCCACCAACATGGCGGGCCGCGGCACCGACATTCAGCTCGGTGGCAATCCCGAAATGCGGATGCTGGCCGAGCATCCCGACCTTGTCGCCGGCACGCCCGAATATGATGCCGTTGCGAGCGGCATCCGTGCCGAGATCGAGCGCGAGAAGGAGGCGGTTCTGTCCGCCGGCGGCCTGTTCGTGCTTGGCACCGAACGCCACGAGAGCCGCCGTATCGACAACCAGCTGCGCGGCCGCTCGGGCCGCCAGGGCGATCCCGGCCTTAGCCGCTTCTACCTGAGCCTCGACGACGATCTGCTGCGCATCTTCGGCCCACAGACGATGTTCGCCAAGATGATGAACAAGAATCTCGAGGATGGCGAGGCGATCGTATCCCCATGGATTTCCAAGGCGATCGAGACTGCGCAGAAGAAGGTCGAGGCGCGCAATTACGACATCCGCAAGCAGGTCGTTGAATATGACGACGTCATGAATGACCAGCGCAAGGTGGTGTACGAGCAACGCGCCGACATCATGGATGCCGAAGCCGTCGACGATGTCGTCGACGACATGCGCGCCGAGACCGTGAACGCGATCGTCGCCGACGCCTGCCCCCCCGGCTCATATCCCGAACAGTGGAATATCGAGGGGCTGAAGGAAGCCACCGCCGATATCTTCGGCATCACGCCGCCGATCGAGGAATGGCTCAAGGAAGAGATGGTCGAGCCAGAATTGCTCGCTTCACGCATTGCCGAGGCGGCCTCGACGCAGCTCGCCGAGCGGGTCGAGGAGGTCGGCAAGGAAAGCTGGGCCAATATCGAGAAGAGCGTGTTACTCCAGCAATTGGACCATCACTGGAAGGAGCATCTGTCGACGCTCGATGCGCTGCGTCAGGTGATCCACCTGCGCGCTTATGCGCAAAAGACGCCGATCAACGAATATAAGACTGAAGCATTCGCGCTTTTCGAGCGCATGCTGTCGGCGATCCGCGAGGACGTGACGCGGACCTTGTCGAACATCCGCTTCAATTTCGCGCCGCCGGAATTGCCGCCGATGCCAGACATCTTCACGACCACCCACATCGATCCGCTTACGGGCTATGACGACACGTTCGATCGCGACGCGGCATCGATGGGGCTGGTCACGACGCGCCTGCCGCCCATGCAGATGGCGCAGCCCGACATGCCCGTCCTGGGCAATCCGGAGGAGTGGGAAAACCGCGTCAGCCGTAATGCGCCGTGCCCGTGTGGCTCGGGCCGCAAGTACAAGCATTGCCACGGTCAGCTTTAG
- a CDS encoding TonB family protein gives MTQDNYPALALRLHHQGVATVELTVDTQGQLANCRIAISTGWQELDDATCAMIRARARYAPARDDAGQPLAYVYRLRFRWVLPGSQPPTLPPDTELDLNVAAFPKDMVRPIAGLTFIVAPDGKIESCSVPERQSSGSPALDKAGCAAMSKSETFQPALDGDGRPMRFMRVQQVGFTIDRPK, from the coding sequence GTGACCCAGGACAATTATCCCGCGCTGGCGCTGCGTCTACACCATCAGGGTGTCGCGACGGTCGAGCTCACCGTCGACACGCAAGGACAGCTGGCCAATTGCCGAATTGCGATCAGCACTGGCTGGCAGGAGCTGGACGATGCGACTTGTGCCATGATTAGAGCGCGGGCTCGGTATGCACCGGCGAGGGACGATGCGGGTCAGCCGCTCGCCTATGTTTATCGTCTGCGTTTCCGCTGGGTTCTTCCCGGCAGTCAACCCCCGACATTGCCGCCCGATACTGAGCTCGACCTCAACGTGGCTGCGTTCCCCAAGGATATGGTCCGTCCGATCGCCGGCTTAACGTTCATCGTCGCGCCGGACGGCAAGATTGAAAGCTGCAGTGTGCCCGAGAGGCAGAGTTCGGGCTCCCCTGCGCTCGACAAGGCGGGCTGCGCTGCAATGTCGAAAAGCGAAACGTTTCAACCCGCCCTGGATGGAGACGGCAGGCCGATGCGCTTCATGCGAGTCCAGCAGGTCGGCTTCACGATAGATCGACCTAAATAG
- the argJ gene encoding bifunctional glutamate N-acetyltransferase/amino-acid acetyltransferase ArgJ: MTEAASPLALPFPELPPIAGVGLAVTRAGYKAWERADLTYAALDPGTAVAGVTTRSKCPSPEVEWCRAALTLGKARALVVNAGNSNAFTGSRGRAAVEAIAARVAGHVGCQPSDVFVASTGVIGVPLPIDKAEAGIDAVLQAPAAGWRAAAETIGTTDTFPKGARATAIVDGRTINLVGIIKGSGMIAPDMATMLGFIFTDAAVEAPFLQTMLTAANAPTFSCITVDSDTSTSDTVLAFATGKARNAPLSSFDDAGADAFQAALTDLCRQLAHLVVRDGEGASKFIQVSVTGAESDASAHRIALSIANSPLVKTAIAGEDANWGRVVMAVGKAGEPAERDKLSIRFGSVQVARDGLAVEGYDEAPVAAHLKGREIEIGADLGLGEGRATVWTCDLTHGYISINADYRS, translated from the coding sequence ATGACGGAAGCCGCCTCCCCCCTCGCACTCCCCTTTCCCGAGCTGCCGCCGATCGCCGGCGTCGGCCTTGCCGTCACACGCGCCGGCTACAAAGCGTGGGAACGAGCCGACCTGACCTATGCCGCGCTCGATCCGGGCACCGCCGTCGCCGGCGTCACCACGCGCAGCAAATGCCCCTCGCCCGAGGTCGAATGGTGTCGCGCGGCGTTGACGCTCGGCAAGGCGCGCGCGCTCGTCGTCAACGCTGGCAATTCGAATGCCTTTACGGGCAGTCGCGGCCGCGCGGCGGTTGAGGCGATCGCGGCACGGGTGGCGGGCCATGTCGGCTGCCAACCGTCGGACGTGTTCGTCGCCTCCACCGGCGTGATCGGCGTGCCGCTGCCAATCGACAAGGCTGAGGCCGGGATCGACGCCGTGCTGCAGGCACCGGCGGCAGGTTGGCGCGCGGCAGCCGAGACGATCGGCACAACCGACACTTTCCCCAAAGGCGCGCGCGCCACCGCGATCGTCGACGGCCGCACGATCAACCTTGTCGGTATCATCAAGGGTTCGGGCATGATCGCGCCCGACATGGCCACCATGCTCGGCTTCATCTTCACCGATGCCGCGGTCGAGGCGCCCTTCCTGCAGACGATGCTGACCGCCGCCAACGCGCCAACCTTTTCCTGCATTACGGTCGACAGCGATACATCCACCTCGGACACCGTACTCGCCTTCGCCACCGGCAAGGCCCGCAATGCCCCGCTCTCGTCATTCGACGATGCTGGGGCGGATGCCTTCCAGGCGGCGCTGACCGATCTCTGCCGCCAGCTCGCCCATCTGGTGGTGCGCGACGGCGAAGGCGCATCCAAGTTCATCCAGGTCAGCGTGACCGGCGCTGAAAGCGACGCCTCGGCGCATCGGATCGCCCTGTCGATCGCCAATTCGCCCTTGGTGAAGACGGCGATCGCGGGCGAGGACGCCAATTGGGGCCGCGTGGTGATGGCGGTCGGTAAGGCCGGCGAGCCGGCCGAGCGGGACAAACTCTCTATCCGCTTCGGCAGCGTGCAGGTCGCGCGCGATGGTCTGGCGGTGGAAGGCTATGACGAAGCGCCCGTGGCCGCGCACCTCAAGGGCCGGGAGATCGAGATCGGCGCCGACCTCGGCCTTGGCGAAGGCCGCGCCACGGTGTGGACGTGCGATCTGACCCACGGATATATCTCGATCAACGCCGACTATCGCAGCTGA
- a CDS encoding SEC-C metal-binding domain-containing protein, with protein sequence MRVVHGNVELIEKLGRNDPCPCGSSLSFQAVLPYIRAVSMVRNGTITGGIDRVRSDA encoded by the coding sequence ATGCGCGTGGTGCACGGCAATGTCGAGTTGATCGAGAAACTCGGCCGAAACGATCCCTGCCCGTGTGGCTCAAGCTTGAGCTTTCAAGCGGTGCTGCCTTACATCAGGGCGGTTTCGATGGTTCGGAACGGCACGATTACTGGCGGGATTGACAGGGTGAGGAGCGACGCATGA
- a CDS encoding GFA family protein: protein MTERTGGCACGAVRYRLASEPFDAGWCHCRTCQLSSGSPALAFATVPLDDFELVQGGEAVGRFASSAFGRRLFCTRCGTPLLMEVDHQPETLDFTIATLDRPDSIVPEFHIFYASRIGWAPAADETPRHDRFRTETRGLAPGQER from the coding sequence ATGACCGAACGGACCGGCGGTTGTGCATGCGGGGCGGTACGATACCGCCTCGCCTCCGAGCCGTTCGATGCCGGCTGGTGCCATTGCCGCACTTGCCAGCTCAGCTCCGGCAGCCCCGCGCTCGCCTTTGCGACCGTCCCACTCGACGATTTCGAGCTGGTCCAGGGTGGGGAGGCAGTGGGCCGCTTCGCCTCCAGCGCCTTCGGCCGCCGCCTGTTCTGCACGCGGTGCGGCACGCCGCTGCTGATGGAGGTCGATCATCAGCCCGAGACGTTGGATTTCACGATCGCTACGCTCGACCGGCCGGATAGTATCGTGCCCGAATTCCATATCTTCTACGCCAGCCGGATCGGGTGGGCACCGGCCGCGGACGAAACGCCCCGGCACGACCGCTTTCGCACCGAGACGCGCGGCCTCGCACCGGGACAAGAAAGATGA
- a CDS encoding inositol monophosphatase family protein — translation MIELDAPVQALIRDVAARIVMPRFRQLDPSQIEEKAPDELVTIADKESEEALAEGLRRLLPDSRVVGEEAVSADPAVLDGIGRGVAWIVDPIDGTANFAAGETPFGIMIALAIDGVSEAGWLYDPVANRLCSAIRGRGAFVNGTRIATRTSGEAVPVAGLSTRYLPPELRDDMERRADGKLRCVDIPRCAAEQYPRVMLGTNDLALFWRTHVWDHAPGALILTEAGGKIARFDGTPYAVTQDGKGLLAAATPQMWDEAAEILLR, via the coding sequence ATGATCGAGCTGGACGCACCGGTACAGGCGCTGATCCGCGACGTCGCCGCCCGGATCGTGATGCCGCGCTTCCGCCAGCTCGATCCCAGCCAGATCGAGGAGAAAGCTCCCGACGAGCTCGTCACCATCGCCGACAAGGAGAGCGAGGAAGCGCTGGCCGAAGGACTGAGGCGATTGCTTCCGGATTCACGCGTGGTCGGCGAGGAGGCCGTGTCGGCCGATCCTGCGGTGCTGGACGGCATCGGCCGGGGTGTTGCCTGGATCGTCGATCCGATTGACGGCACCGCCAATTTCGCGGCCGGCGAGACGCCGTTCGGGATCATGATCGCGCTCGCGATCGACGGGGTCAGCGAAGCGGGCTGGCTGTACGATCCGGTCGCCAACCGCCTGTGCAGCGCCATCCGCGGCCGGGGCGCGTTCGTCAACGGCACCCGCATCGCCACCCGCACGAGCGGCGAGGCGGTCCCCGTCGCCGGCCTCTCGACCCGCTATTTGCCGCCCGAATTGCGCGACGACATGGAACGGCGCGCGGACGGCAAGTTGCGTTGCGTGGACATCCCGCGCTGCGCCGCCGAGCAATATCCGCGGGTCATGCTCGGCACCAACGACCTCGCTTTATTCTGGCGCACGCATGTCTGGGATCACGCTCCCGGCGCGCTGATCCTGACTGAGGCCGGCGGCAAGATCGCCCGCTTCGACGGCACGCCTTACGCGGTGACGCAGGACGGCAAAGGCCTGCTTGCCGCGGCGACCCCGCAAATGTGGGACGAGGCAGCGGAAATCTTGTTAAGATAA
- a CDS encoding ABC transporter ATP-binding protein, translated as MNPLEIERLSVRYGKTVALDDVTLSVAAGEIVALAGPSGSGKSTLAAAAMNLLPPEAVEQGLVRVEGADVTTLGEADLRALRGGRVGMIFQEPATALNPALTIGRQIGEALEQHMTLTRAEIAAEVIDLLKRVGLDLSPKRYPHTLSGGQRQRIAIAMAIAAKPVLLLADEPTASLDPVAQAEVVALLVSLVRERRMGMLLVTHDSALAARIADRIIVLDQGRIIEGAVAVSAAVRHNVTEAGDEVLSLQDVTRTYSGRAGHVAGLNHVSLTLGRGETLAIIGPSGAGKSTLARLALGLDQPDAGKVTLGGKDWRTARGTALRAMRRRVQAVFQDPAASFDPRQTVGRIVAEPLHLLDAVSPAARAAIVAEALAQVGLPADAAGRLPQAFSGGQRQRIAIARALILRPDLIVLDEALSALDDALRAEMVSLLLDLQTRLGIAYLFIAHDMDLVRQLADRVVVLREGRVIQKGTVEAVLAPPGMNDGGWIASHRSR; from the coding sequence ATGAACCCGCTCGAGATCGAACGCCTGTCGGTACGCTACGGCAAGACGGTCGCGCTCGACGATGTGACGTTGAGCGTCGCCGCGGGTGAGATCGTAGCGCTGGCCGGCCCGTCCGGCTCGGGCAAATCGACGCTGGCCGCGGCGGCAATGAATTTGCTGCCCCCGGAGGCGGTCGAGCAGGGCCTGGTCCGCGTCGAGGGCGCGGATGTAACCACGCTTGGCGAAGCAGACTTGCGCGCCTTGCGCGGCGGGCGTGTCGGCATGATCTTCCAGGAGCCGGCGACCGCGCTCAACCCCGCGCTGACGATCGGGCGTCAGATCGGCGAAGCGTTGGAGCAGCATATGACGCTCACGCGGGCAGAAATCGCCGCCGAGGTTATCGATTTGCTGAAGCGGGTCGGGCTGGATCTGTCTCCCAAGCGCTATCCGCACACATTGTCGGGCGGCCAGCGCCAGCGGATCGCGATCGCGATGGCGATTGCCGCCAAGCCGGTGTTGCTGCTCGCCGATGAGCCGACCGCCTCGCTCGATCCGGTCGCACAGGCGGAGGTGGTCGCGCTGCTGGTGTCGCTGGTGCGTGAACGGCGCATGGGCATGCTATTGGTGACGCACGATTCCGCGCTCGCCGCGCGGATCGCCGATCGGATCATCGTGCTGGATCAGGGCCGGATTATCGAAGGGGCGGTCGCCGTCTCGGCAGCAGTACGCCATAATGTAACCGAAGCTGGTGACGAGGTGTTGTCGCTGCAGGATGTCACTCGAACCTATTCGGGCCGAGCCGGCCACGTGGCAGGGTTGAATCACGTTTCGCTGACACTTGGCCGCGGCGAAACGCTGGCGATCATTGGGCCGTCCGGCGCCGGCAAATCGACGCTGGCGCGGCTGGCGCTCGGCCTTGATCAGCCGGATGCGGGCAAAGTCACGCTCGGCGGAAAGGATTGGCGCACGGCGCGAGGAACAGCGCTGCGGGCCATGCGGCGCCGGGTCCAGGCGGTTTTCCAGGACCCCGCGGCAAGCTTCGACCCGCGACAGACGGTCGGCCGGATCGTGGCAGAGCCGCTGCATCTGCTGGATGCGGTTTCCCCGGCCGCGCGCGCGGCGATCGTGGCCGAGGCGCTTGCGCAGGTCGGCCTTCCTGCCGACGCGGCCGGGCGACTGCCGCAGGCTTTCTCCGGCGGGCAGCGGCAGCGTATCGCCATCGCCCGCGCGCTGATCCTCAGGCCCGACCTGATCGTGCTGGACGAGGCGCTGAGCGCGCTCGACGATGCGCTACGGGCCGAGATGGTCAGCCTGCTGCTCGATCTGCAGACGCGGTTGGGCATCGCATATCTTTTCATCGCCCATGACATGGACTTGGTGCGGCAGCTGGCGGACCGGGTGGTGGTGCTGCGGGAGGGGCGCGTCATCCAGAAGGGGACAGTGGAAGCCGTGCTGGCCCCGCCCGGGATGAATGACGGGGGCTGGATTGCTTCGCACCGCTCACGATGA
- a CDS encoding ABC transporter permease, with protein sequence MAIAVLSLLWTPWDVAAIDVAGRLQPGSLAHPLGTDQLGRDMLSMLMAGARPSLGVATLALAIGLLGGVPLGLVAAVRSGWVDEAVARGGDVLLAFPALMLAMLVIAVMGPGASHGGLAIGLFNIPIFIRVTRASARAIWTRDFILAARLAGKGPARISRDHILPNIAGPLITQAAIQLSLGVLAEAALSFLGLGAQPPAPSWGRMVADAQTLIGVAPRLVLLPGLAIVTTVLAINLAGDAIRSRFAPEAGL encoded by the coding sequence GTGGCGATAGCCGTTCTATCGTTGTTGTGGACGCCGTGGGACGTGGCGGCGATCGATGTCGCCGGGCGGCTTCAGCCGGGATCGCTTGCCCATCCGCTTGGCACCGATCAGCTTGGGCGCGACATGCTTTCGATGTTGATGGCAGGGGCGCGGCCGTCGTTGGGCGTGGCAACGCTGGCGCTCGCGATAGGTCTTCTCGGCGGCGTGCCGCTCGGCCTGGTTGCAGCCGTCCGGTCGGGATGGGTCGACGAGGCAGTGGCGCGTGGCGGCGACGTCCTGCTCGCTTTCCCAGCGCTGATGCTGGCAATGCTGGTGATCGCTGTGATGGGGCCGGGTGCAAGCCATGGGGGGCTCGCGATCGGCCTGTTCAATATTCCGATCTTCATCCGGGTCACGCGGGCATCGGCGCGCGCCATCTGGACGCGGGACTTCATCCTGGCGGCGCGGCTGGCGGGGAAGGGACCGGCGCGGATCTCGCGCGACCATATCCTCCCCAATATCGCCGGCCCGCTGATCACCCAGGCGGCGATCCAGCTTTCGCTGGGCGTATTGGCGGAGGCGGCCTTGTCCTTCCTCGGATTGGGCGCGCAGCCGCCGGCACCAAGCTGGGGACGGATGGTCGCCGATGCCCAGACGCTGATCGGGGTCGCTCCGCGGCTGGTGTTGTTGCCGGGCCTGGCGATCGTCACCACCGTGCTCGCCATCAACCTTGCCGGTGATGCGATCCGTAGCAGGTTTGCGCCGGAGGCAGGGTTATGA
- a CDS encoding ABC transporter substrate-binding protein: MLKQVQHDGIGWIAACLLAVVAMLALATPASARDRIVVALQLEPPTLDPTSGAAAAIDEVTYRTIFEGLTTLDATGAAVPLLAASWEMAPDASSYVFHLRPNVRFSDGTPFDARIVRFSLLRAIAPGSSNAQAQALSEIAGIDILDPLTVRIRLSQSDAGLPVLLAWGDCVMVSPRAAGKLATDPVGTGPFLYRDWSRGDRLTLVRNDAYWGAKPSLARVEFRFLSDPAAAYAAVKTHAVDLFPDYPAPENLAQLRADPSLRVTTAPSEGEVILALNNAKGPLRDLRVRRAIAYALDRTAIIDGAMFGYGQPIGSHFPPQNPDYVDLTGRYPHNIAKARALLVRAGYPHGLSLTLKLPPPAYARRSGEIVAAQLAAVGIRATIVPVEWPQWLDEIFARHAYDMTMVSHAEPADYAIYGRPDYYFGYDGSTVRALLAQLKTTANPAERHALLGAVQRRIADDAVNGFLFQFPHLSVADARLTNLWVNTPLQAVDFSAARFAGSDAAAVQGGGTRAWAAPLAALLIVVGLAGLARLLGIVLLARRLGVLLLTLIGASLVVFALLQLAPGDPAQFMMGLEASPRAVAALRAELGLGGPWPARYFAWAAGLVQGDLGISYAYRVPVTGLIGPRLAVSLPLAVLAMLLSVLIGLPAALLAALRPGRGLDRAIGAVTRLGIALPSFWLAMVLLLVFAVQLRWLDASGFPGWEAGIGPVLAALVLPTVALALPQAALIARVARAALVDELARDYVRTARAKGLGPGLILWRHVLPNAAAPILAVIGLQFPFLLAGGVIVENVFYLPGLGRLLVQAITARDLIVVQAVAMLMVAATVVSSFLVDVAQALLDPRLRDRA; the protein is encoded by the coding sequence ATGCTGAAACAAGTTCAGCATGACGGAATTGGGTGGATCGCCGCGTGTCTCCTCGCGGTCGTCGCGATGCTCGCTCTTGCCACACCCGCCTCCGCGCGCGACCGGATCGTGGTGGCGCTGCAACTCGAACCGCCGACGCTGGATCCGACGTCGGGTGCGGCGGCGGCGATCGACGAGGTTACCTATCGCACAATCTTCGAAGGGCTGACCACGCTTGACGCCACCGGCGCGGCAGTCCCGCTGCTAGCGGCCAGCTGGGAGATGGCGCCGGACGCGAGCAGCTATGTTTTCCATCTGCGGCCGAACGTGCGCTTCTCGGACGGCACGCCGTTCGATGCGCGCATTGTCCGGTTCAGCCTGCTACGGGCGATTGCGCCCGGATCCAGCAACGCACAGGCGCAGGCGCTGTCAGAGATAGCCGGGATCGATATTCTCGATCCGCTGACGGTGCGTATCCGCCTCAGCCAGTCCGATGCAGGGTTGCCGGTGCTGCTCGCCTGGGGCGATTGCGTGATGGTTTCGCCGCGTGCGGCGGGCAAACTCGCGACCGACCCGGTCGGCACCGGGCCGTTCCTCTACCGCGACTGGTCGCGCGGTGACCGGCTGACGCTGGTGCGCAACGATGCTTATTGGGGCGCCAAACCCTCGCTTGCACGGGTCGAATTTCGCTTCCTCAGCGATCCGGCGGCGGCCTATGCGGCCGTGAAGACGCATGCCGTCGACCTGTTTCCGGACTATCCGGCACCTGAAAACCTGGCCCAATTGCGTGCCGATCCGAGCTTGCGCGTCACCACCGCGCCGAGCGAGGGCGAGGTCATTCTCGCGCTCAACAACGCCAAAGGCCCGCTACGCGACCTGCGGGTGCGTCGCGCTATCGCCTACGCGCTCGACCGGACGGCGATAATCGACGGGGCGATGTTCGGCTATGGCCAGCCGATCGGGAGCCATTTCCCGCCGCAAAACCCCGATTATGTCGACCTGACGGGGCGCTATCCGCACAATATCGCCAAGGCACGTGCGCTATTGGTGCGGGCCGGTTATCCCCACGGCCTCTCCCTTACGTTGAAATTGCCGCCACCGGCCTATGCGCGGCGCAGCGGCGAGATCGTCGCGGCGCAGCTCGCTGCGGTCGGAATCCGGGCGACGATCGTGCCGGTCGAGTGGCCGCAATGGCTGGACGAGATATTCGCGCGCCACGCCTACGACATGACGATGGTGAGCCATGCGGAGCCTGCGGACTATGCCATTTACGGGCGGCCGGATTATTATTTCGGCTATGACGGCAGCACGGTCCGTGCGCTGCTGGCGCAGCTTAAAACCACCGCCAATCCGGCCGAACGCCACGCCTTGCTGGGCGCGGTCCAGCGCCGGATTGCGGACGACGCGGTCAACGGCTTCCTGTTTCAGTTCCCGCACCTCTCCGTCGCGGATGCGAGGCTGACCAATCTGTGGGTGAACACGCCGTTGCAGGCGGTGGACTTCTCGGCCGCGCGCTTCGCGGGAAGCGACGCGGCGGCGGTGCAGGGGGGCGGCACACGCGCTTGGGCGGCTCCGCTGGCGGCGCTTTTGATCGTTGTGGGGCTTGCCGGGTTGGCGCGCCTGCTGGGAATCGTGCTGCTGGCACGCCGCCTCGGCGTTCTCCTGCTGACGCTTATCGGGGCGAGCTTGGTGGTGTTCGCGCTGCTCCAGCTCGCCCCCGGCGATCCGGCGCAGTTCATGATGGGCCTGGAAGCGAGCCCCCGCGCAGTCGCCGCGTTGCGCGCCGAACTGGGCCTCGGTGGCCCTTGGCCCGCGCGTTACTTCGCCTGGGCCGCCGGACTGGTGCAGGGTGATCTCGGCATCAGCTATGCGTATCGCGTGCCTGTCACGGGGCTTATCGGCCCACGTCTGGCGGTGTCGCTGCCGCTCGCCGTGCTGGCGATGCTGCTGTCGGTGCTGATCGGCCTGCCGGCGGCCCTACTTGCCGCGCTGCGGCCGGGGCGGGGGCTGGATCGCGCCATCGGTGCCGTAACGCGCCTGGGCATCGCGCTGCCGAGCTTCTGGCTGGCGATGGTCTTGTTGCTGGTGTTCGCAGTGCAATTGCGCTGGCTTGACGCGAGTGGCTTCCCCGGCTGGGAGGCAGGAATAGGCCCGGTGCTTGCGGCTTTGGTCCTGCCGACGGTCGCGCTGGCGCTGCCCCAGGCGGCGCTGATTGCGCGCGTCGCGCGCGCCGCGTTGGTTGATGAACTGGCACGCGACTATGTCCGCACCGCGCGCGCCAAGGGGCTGGGACCCGGCCTCATCCTGTGGAGGCATGTCTTGCCCAATGCCGCCGCGCCGATCCTGGCGGTAATCGGCCTCCAATTCCCCTTTCTGCTGGCGGGCGGCGTGATCGTCGAGAATGTCTTCTATCTGCCCGGCCTCGGGCGCCTGCTCGTGCAGGCAATCACCGCGCGCGACCTGATCGTGGTGCAGGCGGTCGCAATGCTGATGGTGGCGGCAACGGTGGTTTCGAGCTTCCTGGTCGATGTGGCGCAGGCACTGCTCGATCCAAGGTTAAGGGATCGGGCATGA